A region from the Solibacillus sp. FSL H8-0523 genome encodes:
- a CDS encoding S8 family serine peptidase: protein MNNFKFTKFLSSILAILMVLSLLAPFSSAYAEELKPFKQNGHNESMIQLKAAIAEQLSLSKDGPTLHESLQNISGNQDVAVIVHLSEKPVALEQGMSEVKGKKFSNARANEVRANVKAQQAKVKRELAAKQVQMTHGYTFDTVLNGFAATIKANDLPKLLTIDGITLIEPDATVYASEENTTKSSELIKEEQLEAFMNTSNSFLGIENLWNEGIEGQGIKVAVLDTGIDADHPEFAGIYKGGKNFIPNSSTYTKHRADDDASETLPSERPAGTPEFNANGSSFYTSHGTHVAGTIAAIGANEFGIKGIAPKVDLYAYRVLGAYGSGATSGIVKAIETAVIEEMDVINLSLGGGANSETDAGSFAINNAMMAGTIGVLATGNSGPNRGTMGTPATARLGIAVGNTTNPEVMYNGEVNVTVGDYNLSKQLPLMGTTFGKDLATQLQGELDLVAIPGNGEVKDFEGIDVEGKVALISRGSIAFVDKIANAKANGAVATIIHNFAGGTNAPDISGTFLGDSFEFIPTFDMSVTDGNAIRAALAGGTGKVSFGKFASTSTIGDEVNASSSRGPSTPNFDIKPDVTAPGTNIMSTIPMYKTDFPDAVYDRAYDRKTGTSMATPHIAGIAALVKQANPDWNAFDVKVALSNTAKVLDTAKYDVFSQGAGRVNAYAAAHPEILAYALDTAVLDGTGAVVENKKGTVTFGKQPLKDGAISVTKQVLVKDMKGNGGNYNVSVDVTKTFGDAAVTVDQPTFNLAGEQLLNITLTASQASAPNGSEILGYIHIDGGATEASLPFAADFGGVAATELKDFKITETDLSFNGDGVKDSALLSFTLTGDVATNYIELWDIMNPEGGEYGDGYIGYLHAGTALGKGSYTLNVGGQYKPWGSDPATTIPDGLYTIDFTGVAATGVVADYVGPIVVKTTKPEITGSVAEGVATGQVTDKYIDYNEELYLYGLDYNLNDKLKASYISTVNGEVQASVAFELNQDGSFTFPVTAETNAVSVVITDAAGNVGEAIIYEKEIVEPVLTLSVNPNELDLTVGETTQLMVTETSTPVEGEETEEDVTSKATYAIADENVATVVNGLVTAVGEGTTTITISYGNNEVTVNVTVKAVVVEEPVVTLEIDQAQVETTIGKEVMVKITEITTVDGITTEKDVTNLATYTVANDKIATVKAGAVKGKGQGTTTITVTYGEHTLTFEVNVEKPGNGNGNGNGNGNGNGNGNGNGNGNGNGNGNGNGNGNGNGNGNGNGNGNGNGNGNGNGNGNGKGNN, encoded by the coding sequence TTGAATAATTTTAAGTTTACGAAGTTCTTAAGTAGTATTCTAGCTATCTTAATGGTGCTTTCTCTATTGGCTCCATTCTCGAGTGCGTATGCAGAAGAACTGAAACCATTCAAGCAAAATGGTCATAATGAAAGTATGATTCAACTAAAGGCGGCTATTGCTGAACAGCTAAGCTTGTCTAAAGATGGTCCAACTCTTCACGAAAGTTTGCAGAATATATCAGGTAATCAAGATGTTGCAGTTATCGTTCATTTATCAGAAAAACCAGTTGCACTAGAGCAAGGGATGAGTGAAGTTAAAGGCAAAAAATTCTCTAATGCTCGAGCAAATGAAGTTCGTGCAAATGTAAAAGCACAACAAGCAAAAGTAAAAAGAGAGTTAGCTGCAAAACAAGTACAGATGACGCACGGATACACATTTGATACTGTTTTAAACGGTTTTGCGGCAACTATCAAAGCAAATGACCTTCCGAAATTACTAACAATTGATGGAATTACACTAATCGAACCAGATGCCACTGTGTATGCATCAGAAGAAAATACAACAAAATCATCAGAACTTATAAAAGAAGAACAATTAGAAGCATTCATGAATACAAGTAATTCTTTTCTTGGAATTGAAAACCTTTGGAATGAAGGTATTGAAGGACAAGGAATAAAAGTAGCCGTATTAGATACGGGTATTGATGCAGATCATCCTGAGTTTGCTGGAATTTATAAAGGTGGAAAAAACTTTATTCCAAATTCATCGACATACACGAAGCATCGTGCAGATGACGATGCATCGGAAACATTACCTTCAGAGCGTCCAGCCGGTACACCTGAATTTAATGCAAACGGAAGCTCGTTCTATACTTCTCACGGTACACATGTTGCTGGAACAATTGCAGCAATTGGAGCTAACGAATTCGGTATTAAAGGAATTGCTCCAAAAGTAGACCTGTATGCTTACCGCGTTCTTGGGGCATATGGAAGTGGGGCTACATCTGGTATTGTAAAAGCAATTGAAACGGCAGTCATCGAAGAAATGGATGTTATCAACCTTTCACTTGGTGGTGGAGCTAACTCTGAAACAGATGCAGGCTCATTTGCGATTAATAATGCTATGATGGCTGGAACAATTGGAGTACTTGCAACAGGTAACTCTGGCCCGAATCGTGGAACAATGGGAACACCTGCTACTGCTCGTTTAGGGATTGCAGTTGGTAACACAACAAATCCAGAAGTAATGTACAACGGTGAAGTGAATGTTACAGTTGGCGACTACAACTTATCAAAGCAACTTCCATTAATGGGAACGACTTTTGGTAAAGATTTAGCAACACAGCTCCAAGGAGAATTGGATCTTGTTGCGATTCCTGGAAACGGTGAAGTAAAAGACTTCGAAGGAATTGATGTAGAAGGTAAAGTCGCATTGATTTCTCGTGGTAGTATCGCATTTGTAGATAAAATTGCGAATGCAAAGGCTAATGGAGCCGTTGCCACAATTATTCATAACTTTGCTGGTGGAACAAATGCACCGGATATTTCAGGTACATTCCTTGGTGACTCATTTGAGTTCATCCCAACATTTGATATGTCCGTAACAGATGGTAATGCTATCCGCGCTGCTTTGGCAGGCGGAACTGGAAAAGTAAGCTTTGGTAAGTTTGCTTCTACATCGACAATTGGAGATGAAGTAAACGCTTCTAGTTCACGTGGACCATCTACACCAAACTTTGATATTAAACCAGACGTAACAGCGCCTGGAACAAATATTATGTCAACGATTCCAATGTATAAAACAGATTTCCCTGATGCAGTTTACGATAGAGCATATGATCGCAAAACAGGAACTTCTATGGCAACACCACATATTGCAGGTATTGCTGCATTAGTAAAACAAGCAAATCCTGATTGGAACGCGTTTGATGTAAAAGTAGCGCTATCTAATACAGCAAAGGTTTTAGATACAGCCAAGTATGATGTGTTCTCTCAAGGTGCAGGGCGCGTAAATGCTTATGCAGCAGCTCATCCAGAAATTCTTGCATATGCACTTGATACTGCAGTTTTAGATGGAACTGGAGCTGTTGTTGAAAACAAGAAAGGTACTGTTACTTTCGGTAAACAACCACTGAAAGACGGTGCTATTTCTGTAACGAAGCAAGTTTTAGTAAAAGATATGAAAGGAAACGGCGGCAATTACAATGTATCGGTAGATGTGACAAAAACATTTGGTGATGCAGCCGTTACAGTAGATCAGCCAACATTTAATCTAGCTGGTGAGCAACTTTTGAACATTACATTAACTGCTTCACAAGCTTCAGCACCAAACGGCTCTGAAATACTAGGATATATCCACATTGACGGTGGAGCCACAGAAGCTTCATTACCATTCGCAGCTGACTTCGGCGGCGTGGCAGCAACTGAACTAAAAGACTTTAAGATTACGGAAACAGACCTATCGTTTAACGGAGATGGCGTGAAAGACTCAGCGTTACTTTCATTCACATTAACTGGAGATGTAGCAACGAACTATATTGAGCTTTGGGATATTATGAATCCTGAAGGTGGAGAATATGGAGACGGCTACATTGGTTATCTACATGCAGGTACTGCACTTGGAAAAGGATCATATACGCTGAACGTTGGCGGGCAGTACAAACCGTGGGGCTCAGACCCTGCAACAACGATTCCGGATGGTCTATATACAATTGACTTTACAGGTGTTGCAGCTACAGGAGTAGTCGCGGATTATGTCGGACCAATTGTTGTAAAAACGACAAAGCCAGAAATTACAGGTTCAGTAGCTGAAGGTGTTGCAACAGGTCAGGTAACAGATAAGTATATCGATTACAATGAAGAATTATATTTATACGGTTTAGACTATAATTTAAATGATAAATTAAAAGCTTCGTATATTTCGACGGTAAATGGCGAAGTACAAGCGTCAGTTGCTTTTGAGTTAAATCAGGATGGTAGCTTCACATTCCCAGTGACAGCAGAAACGAATGCTGTATCAGTAGTAATTACTGACGCTGCTGGAAATGTTGGCGAGGCAATAATCTATGAAAAGGAAATAGTAGAACCTGTCTTAACACTTTCTGTAAACCCTAATGAGTTAGATCTAACAGTTGGAGAAACTACACAGCTTATGGTAACAGAAACATCAACACCTGTAGAAGGTGAAGAAACAGAGGAAGATGTAACTTCAAAAGCTACGTATGCTATTGCAGATGAAAATGTTGCAACTGTAGTAAATGGGTTAGTAACTGCAGTAGGGGAAGGCACAACGACAATTACTATTTCATACGGTAATAATGAAGTAACTGTAAATGTTACAGTTAAGGCAGTAGTTGTAGAAGAACCGGTAGTAACACTTGAAATTGATCAAGCTCAGGTTGAAACTACAATAGGTAAAGAAGTGATGGTTAAGATTACTGAAATCACTACTGTTGATGGTATAACAACAGAAAAAGATGTTACAAATCTAGCAACTTACACAGTAGCGAATGATAAAATTGCTACTGTAAAAGCAGGTGCTGTAAAAGGTAAAGGTCAAGGTACTACAACGATTACGGTAACGTACGGTGAACATACCCTGACGTTTGAAGTGAATGTTGAAAAGCCAGGTAATGGAAACGGAAACGGAAACGGAAATGGTAATGGAAACGGCAACGGAAACGGAAACGGAAACGGCAACGGAAACGGAAACGGAAATGGAAACGGAAATGGCAATGGCAACGGAAACGGAAACGGAAATGGCAATGGCAATGGCAACGGAAACGGAAACGGAAACGGAAACGGAAATGGTAAAGGTAATAATTAA
- a CDS encoding DUF5412 family protein, which yields MQRKWKIGLLITFICFVSSLGFLYLKFNPSLTNMTIHVEGKVDSILSPDGTKRLTIYYNGGLILYTDMTYVGVLEDLTTGEEKNLFVVPTHVKNVKWLSNEKISVNDLDIPIDRPYDFRE from the coding sequence GTGCAACGTAAATGGAAAATCGGGCTACTAATTACTTTCATTTGTTTCGTTAGTAGTCTAGGTTTCTTATATCTAAAATTTAATCCTAGCTTAACTAATATGACGATTCATGTTGAGGGGAAGGTTGACAGCATACTTTCTCCTGATGGTACGAAACGATTAACTATCTACTATAATGGCGGATTGATTTTATATACGGATATGACCTATGTTGGTGTACTCGAGGATTTGACTACTGGAGAAGAGAAAAATTTATTTGTAGTTCCTACCCATGTTAAAAATGTGAAATGGTTAAGTAATGAAAAGATCTCTGTAAATGACCTAGATATCCCCATCGATCGGCCGTATGATTTTAGGGAATAA
- a CDS encoding DUF4166 domain-containing protein — MVYETIIGPDFYKLHPMLKERYSLQLGETFKSQGVMEVMETKPSAFKPIYRILSKFKFIVPESGKNIEFDMQYTLTHVDEKMAIYKWVRKFYFPNETYEFHTRMVVDFETGIVKDYMGAPSVVNSHLQFDVTKDGELMTRSTAVDAVIAKQDIPTPTMIAPKALVLEGYDEQSQHYTIHLSIYHPLLGTMMSYAGKFRAL; from the coding sequence ATGGTTTACGAAACAATTATTGGTCCAGATTTTTACAAGCTCCATCCGATGCTAAAGGAGCGCTACAGTTTACAGCTAGGCGAAACCTTCAAATCTCAAGGTGTGATGGAAGTAATGGAGACGAAACCAAGCGCATTCAAGCCAATTTATCGTATCTTATCGAAGTTTAAATTCATCGTACCTGAAAGCGGGAAAAATATTGAATTTGATATGCAATATACCCTCACGCATGTTGATGAAAAGATGGCTATTTATAAATGGGTGAGAAAATTTTATTTCCCGAATGAAACGTATGAATTTCACACGCGCATGGTCGTTGATTTTGAAACAGGAATTGTCAAAGATTATATGGGCGCACCATCAGTTGTTAATTCGCATTTACAGTTTGATGTGACAAAGGACGGCGAATTAATGACACGGTCAACCGCTGTAGATGCGGTGATCGCTAAGCAAGACATCCCGACACCCACCATGATTGCACCGAAAGCGCTTGTACTCGAAGGCTATGATGAACAATCGCAGCACTACACGATTCATTTATCAATTTATCATCCACTACTTGGCACAATGATGAGTTATGCGGGCAAGTTTCGTGCGCTTTAA
- a CDS encoding HD domain-containing protein produces MNEQITQCESLVKEIYDKMDASHDFQHIERVYENALTILQAEPGANEKIVRLAVLLHDVSDSKYADSKEDEDRILQALNLTTKEIQHIQTVIAEVSFNGGNELQATTIESKIVRDADRLDAIGAVGIARTFAYGGAKGRKLYDDAEEVRATMSIEDYRAKSTASVTHFYEKLLLLKDLMVTEKGRELAEARHAFMVQFLDQLKKERDGIS; encoded by the coding sequence ATGAACGAACAAATTACACAATGTGAGTCACTCGTAAAAGAAATTTATGACAAGATGGATGCGAGCCATGATTTTCAGCACATCGAGCGCGTCTATGAAAATGCGTTAACGATTTTACAAGCAGAGCCTGGAGCAAACGAAAAAATCGTACGTTTAGCAGTACTCCTGCATGATGTGAGCGATTCAAAATACGCCGATTCGAAGGAAGATGAAGATCGTATTTTACAGGCGTTAAACTTAACAACCAAAGAAATTCAGCATATTCAAACCGTAATCGCGGAAGTATCGTTCAACGGGGGCAATGAACTCCAAGCCACTACAATTGAATCTAAAATTGTGCGTGATGCCGATCGTTTAGATGCGATTGGTGCAGTTGGCATTGCCCGCACGTTCGCTTATGGCGGGGCAAAAGGACGCAAATTATATGATGACGCAGAAGAAGTGCGTGCGACGATGTCAATAGAAGACTACCGCGCAAAATCAACTGCAAGTGTCACGCATTTTTATGAAAAGCTCCTATTATTAAAGGATTTAATGGTCACAGAAAAAGGACGTGAACTGGCCGAGGCGCGCCATGCGTTTATGGTACAATTTTTAGATCAGCTTAAAAAAGAAAGAGACGGGATTTCATGA